A region of bacterium DNA encodes the following proteins:
- a CDS encoding DNA-formamidopyrimidine glycosylase — translation MPELPDLVYLEERLQPLLVGQHFTAVDIHEPVVVRMLLPADFAETLTGCTCTAVRRHGPFLVFRLSGEKELILHPMLAGRLQWCCDDTKPAASCALTLACEPSHCRLHYLDDKKMGKIYLTAAGAYQQIPRFPDQGPDLLSEAFSPAYFHQQVKRNRKQVRVLLMDQKIVSCIGNAYADEILFHAGIHPKTLCPQLRDEEITRLYHSIRAVMQWGIHAVAAAQPALEVKVREHMQVRNRKDQPCPKCGSKIRRAGVLGHDAFFCPTCQPLARGQFLDWRDLNKSRT, via the coding sequence ATGCCCGAGTTGCCTGATCTCGTCTATTTGGAAGAACGCCTGCAGCCGTTGCTTGTCGGCCAACATTTCACCGCCGTCGACATTCACGAGCCGGTGGTGGTACGCATGCTGCTCCCCGCGGATTTTGCCGAGACGCTCACCGGCTGCACTTGCACGGCGGTGCGGCGCCACGGGCCGTTCCTGGTCTTCCGCCTGTCAGGAGAAAAGGAATTAATCCTGCATCCCATGCTCGCCGGCCGGCTGCAATGGTGCTGCGACGATACCAAACCGGCGGCAAGCTGCGCTCTCACCCTGGCTTGTGAACCGAGCCACTGCCGCCTGCATTACCTCGATGACAAGAAGATGGGCAAGATCTACTTGACGGCGGCCGGGGCTTATCAGCAAATTCCGCGCTTTCCAGACCAGGGGCCGGATCTCCTGTCGGAGGCGTTTTCGCCGGCGTACTTTCATCAGCAAGTGAAGCGCAACCGCAAGCAGGTGCGCGTGCTGCTCATGGATCAAAAGATCGTGAGCTGCATCGGCAACGCCTACGCGGATGAGATTCTGTTTCACGCCGGCATCCATCCCAAGACCTTGTGCCCGCAATTGCGTGACGAGGAGATCACGCGGCTGTATCACAGCATTCGCGCGGTCATGCAATGGGGCATTCATGCGGTGGCGGCCGCCCAGCCCGCGCTGGAAGTGAAAGTACGCGAGCATATGCAGGTGCGCAATCGCAAAGATCAGCCCTGCCCCAAGTGCGGCAGCAAAATCCGGCGTGCCGGCGTGCTGGGACATGATGCTTTTTTTTGCCCGACTTGCCAGCCGCTGGCGCGCGGGCAATTTCTCGACTGGCGGGATCTGAACAAATCACGCACCTGA
- a CDS encoding T9SS type A sorting domain-containing protein, with protein sequence MKTGLRHTLLTLSAVLLTTSLASAQITITSSDLLGLIGKSQAFDYDTTGSVIVNVGAAGANQTWDFRNIVLQADRVINQFVSPQATPFAGQYPQANLAQKTTMPSEPGVEYYLYLQVAAANLQTLGSGFVTPDTAIADVMGSSDIAPLPLQLGTSWNAVESDTIGDPASFGTIIRSTTNNSVDAWGRVRLPVGDFDCLRIRANSQTISLTYFGGTLFLADTTVSIDYSWVSRGNFFVAQATSQDGETNPNFTNASYFGRLASLTTAVAENSGNSSQPASFELAQNFPNPFNPETTISFRMERPAFAELEIYNLKGERIRTLVSTSLPAGTHAVRWNGTDDRGTRLASGVYTYRLKAGEVVKARTMLLLK encoded by the coding sequence ATGAAAACAGGATTACGACACACTTTGCTTACGCTGTCCGCAGTTCTGCTGACGACCTCGCTGGCCTCGGCACAGATCACCATCACGTCGAGCGATCTGCTGGGGCTGATCGGCAAGTCGCAGGCATTCGATTATGACACCACGGGCAGCGTGATCGTCAACGTCGGCGCGGCCGGCGCGAATCAAACGTGGGATTTTCGCAATATCGTGTTGCAGGCGGACAGAGTCATCAATCAATTCGTGTCGCCGCAGGCAACGCCGTTTGCCGGTCAATATCCTCAAGCCAATCTGGCGCAAAAAACCACCATGCCCTCAGAGCCGGGCGTCGAGTACTATCTGTATCTGCAAGTGGCCGCGGCGAACCTGCAGACACTGGGCTCGGGATTCGTGACGCCGGACACTGCCATCGCCGACGTCATGGGCAGCAGCGACATTGCTCCCCTGCCGTTGCAGTTGGGCACCAGTTGGAACGCAGTGGAATCCGACACCATCGGCGATCCAGCCTCCTTCGGGACCATCATCCGCTCGACGACCAACAACAGTGTCGATGCCTGGGGCCGGGTGCGGCTGCCGGTCGGTGACTTTGATTGCCTGCGCATTCGCGCCAACTCGCAAACCATCAGTCTCACTTACTTCGGTGGAACGCTGTTCCTGGCCGATACCACGGTCAGCATCGATTACTCCTGGGTTTCGCGCGGCAATTTCTTTGTCGCGCAGGCCACCAGCCAGGATGGTGAAACCAATCCCAATTTCACCAATGCTTCCTATTTCGGCCGCCTGGCCTCCTTGACCACCGCGGTGGCGGAAAACTCCGGCAACAGCAGCCAGCCGGCGAGTTTCGAGCTGGCGCAAAACTTTCCCAATCCCTTCAACCCGGAAACCACGATTTCATTCCGGATGGAACGGCCGGCTTTTGCAGAGCTGGAGATTTACAACTTGAAGGGTGAAAGAATCCGGACGCTGGTTTCAACTTCCCTGCCCGCGGGCACTCATGCCGTGCGCTGGAATGGCACGGATGATCGCGGCACGCGGCTGGCCAGCGGCGTTTACACATATCGTTTGAAAGCCGGTGAGGTTGTCAAAGCCAGAACCATGTTGCTCCTGAAGTAA
- the trmB gene encoding tRNA (guanosine(46)-N7)-methyltransferase TrmB: MSRKKLRRFAELATFPNVFYHPLDLKGRWHERCFKNEHAITLELACGKGEYTIALARRFPERNFIGVDAKGARLWTGAKIALQENLANAAFLRGHIENLTEFFAPQEVNEIWITFPDPHTENTKAKKRLTAPRFLQKYRALLPPFGRIHLKTDDPGLFAFTLKTVPAESGLILTAIPDVYQHTSDDELLRIQTTYERRHLAAGRTIKYACFQLAPLPQPEKIRNELLHT; this comes from the coding sequence ATGTCGAGAAAAAAACTGCGCCGGTTTGCCGAGCTGGCCACTTTTCCCAATGTCTTTTATCATCCGCTTGACCTGAAAGGGCGATGGCACGAGCGCTGTTTCAAGAACGAGCATGCCATCACCCTCGAGCTCGCTTGCGGCAAGGGCGAGTACACCATTGCGCTCGCCCGCCGTTTCCCGGAGAGGAATTTCATCGGCGTGGATGCCAAGGGCGCGCGCTTGTGGACCGGCGCGAAGATCGCGCTGCAGGAAAATCTGGCGAATGCGGCCTTTCTGCGCGGGCATATCGAGAATCTCACGGAGTTCTTCGCCCCGCAGGAAGTGAACGAGATTTGGATCACCTTTCCCGATCCCCATACTGAAAACACCAAAGCCAAAAAGCGCCTGACCGCGCCGCGTTTTCTGCAGAAGTACCGCGCGCTGCTGCCGCCCTTCGGCCGGATTCATCTCAAAACCGATGATCCCGGCCTGTTTGCCTTCACGCTGAAAACCGTGCCGGCGGAAAGCGGCCTCATCCTCACGGCGATTCCCGACGTCTATCAACATACCAGCGATGACGAGCTCCTGCGCATTCAAACGACCTATGAGCGCCGCCATCTCGCTGCCGGCAGAACCATCAAATACGCGTGTTTCCAACTGGCGCCGCTTCCTCAACCCGAGAAAATCCGCAATGAACTGCTGCACACTTGA
- a CDS encoding class I SAM-dependent methyltransferase has translation MNCCTLESTNKFFNTQAGSMLRRFKRRGLRVEQRLLVQGIRRSGLTPSDILEIGCGVGALHLTLLQDGAAAATGIDISEKMIAAARQLAAELRLHQRTRYQQGDFLDLQESLAAADITILDKVICCYPEAQPLIAAAAAKTRQLFAVSYPRPSRFAKLAFRLLLVGLKLLRIKFHPYYHPPGQIEELIRAQGFEKEFDERTLIWAVQVYHRRV, from the coding sequence ATGAACTGCTGCACACTTGAAAGTACCAACAAATTCTTCAACACCCAGGCCGGCAGCATGTTGCGGCGCTTCAAGCGGCGCGGGCTGCGGGTGGAACAAAGGCTGCTGGTCCAAGGCATTCGACGCAGCGGTCTGACGCCTTCCGACATTCTCGAGATCGGTTGCGGTGTGGGCGCGCTGCATCTGACCTTGCTGCAAGACGGCGCCGCCGCCGCCACCGGCATTGACATTTCGGAGAAAATGATTGCCGCGGCGCGCCAGCTCGCGGCGGAGTTGAGGCTGCATCAGCGCACCCGCTATCAACAAGGGGATTTCCTCGACCTGCAGGAAAGCCTGGCTGCGGCGGATATCACGATTCTCGACAAGGTGATTTGTTGCTACCCTGAAGCGCAGCCGCTCATTGCCGCTGCGGCGGCCAAGACACGCCAGTTGTTTGCGGTGAGCTATCCGCGCCCAAGCCGTTTCGCCAAGCTGGCCTTTCGCTTGCTCCTCGTCGGATTGAAACTGTTGCGCATCAAATTCCATCCCTACTATCACCCGCCCGGACAAATCGAAGAGTTGATCCGCGCGCAAGGTTTTGAAAAGGAGTTTGACGAGCGAACGCTGATTTGGGCGGTGCAAGTCTATCATCGCCGCGTTTGA
- a CDS encoding serine protease: protein MLACRLLLLSALAGSATGRAQLLETTIAKIPESIYRRAQPSVVKVIAGNGQRYGSGLVVGKTQKGLAIILTANEVIAGLENELAIQLDNRPEAVSAKLILEKWRTPELALLAVRAKTLALSPTLLFHPGAALAPGDNISVLGFPQTPFISQNRGRIVRSDDDLLVLSFAVPEGQSGGPVVDAAGRVVGIALARGSAPGEGIPLPVVQARLNAWLGNVPLAERWHAGVEQKRWTGWLIGGTLLLATGAAVAWSGIF, encoded by the coding sequence ATGCTCGCCTGCCGCTTGCTGCTGTTGAGCGCGCTGGCCGGCAGCGCAACCGGCCGGGCGCAATTACTCGAAACCACCATCGCCAAAATTCCGGAAAGCATTTATCGCCGCGCGCAACCGTCAGTGGTGAAAGTCATCGCCGGCAACGGCCAGCGCTACGGCAGCGGATTGGTAGTCGGCAAAACGCAGAAAGGGCTGGCCATTATCCTAACCGCCAACGAAGTCATTGCCGGCCTCGAAAATGAGCTTGCGATTCAACTCGACAATCGCCCGGAGGCGGTTTCGGCGAAGCTGATTCTCGAAAAGTGGCGCACGCCGGAGCTGGCCTTGCTGGCGGTGCGTGCAAAGACTCTTGCCCTCTCGCCGACGCTGTTGTTTCATCCCGGCGCAGCGCTGGCGCCGGGCGACAACATCAGCGTGCTGGGATTCCCGCAAACGCCGTTCATCTCACAGAATCGCGGCCGCATCGTGCGCAGCGATGATGATCTGCTCGTGCTGAGCTTTGCCGTGCCCGAAGGCCAGTCAGGCGGACCGGTAGTTGACGCTGCCGGCCGCGTAGTCGGCATTGCATTGGCGCGCGGCAGCGCTCCCGGGGAAGGCATCCCACTCCCGGTCGTGCAAGCGCGGCTGAATGCCTGGCTGGGCAACGTGCCGCTGGCGGAACGCTGGCACGCCGGCGTCGAGCAAAAGCGCTGGACCGGCTGGCTGATCGGTGGGACGTTGTTGCTGGCCACCGGTGCGGCGGTGGCATGGTCCGGCATCTTTTGA
- the trxA gene encoding thioredoxin, protein MDVTYKTFQKEVLAASHQTPVLVDFWAEWCGPCRILGPVLEKLAQEAQGKWRLVKVNTDMEPELAQQFRIQSIPAVKLFFDGKMIAEFLGALPEREVRRWLEQNIPSAARRELESARAALQSGDHATARKRLESVLKSDPQNVEARVLLAGLWAAGDLDKAHELVRDIPEGTPFSNKIEAIQTLHRLSHLPESGGEPAADWQLYRQGIAAFRAGNYAGALEAWVEIVGRNRHLDEDGARKACVALFTLLGSEHEITQTYHRRFTSALY, encoded by the coding sequence ATGGACGTCACCTATAAGACTTTTCAGAAAGAAGTGCTGGCCGCCAGCCACCAGACTCCGGTGCTGGTCGACTTTTGGGCAGAGTGGTGCGGGCCTTGCCGCATCCTCGGCCCAGTGCTGGAGAAACTGGCGCAGGAAGCGCAGGGCAAATGGCGATTGGTGAAAGTCAACACCGACATGGAGCCAGAGCTGGCGCAACAATTCAGAATACAGAGCATCCCGGCGGTGAAGTTGTTTTTCGATGGCAAGATGATCGCGGAGTTTCTCGGCGCGCTGCCGGAACGCGAAGTGCGGCGCTGGCTCGAACAGAATATTCCGAGCGCGGCCAGGCGTGAACTCGAAAGCGCGCGGGCGGCGCTGCAAAGCGGTGATCACGCTACCGCGCGCAAGCGGCTGGAAAGCGTGCTGAAATCCGATCCGCAGAATGTGGAAGCGCGCGTTTTGCTGGCCGGCCTGTGGGCGGCCGGTGACCTCGACAAGGCGCACGAGTTGGTGCGGGACATTCCCGAAGGCACGCCCTTTTCAAACAAAATCGAAGCCATCCAAACGCTGCACCGGCTGTCGCATCTTCCGGAAAGCGGTGGCGAACCGGCGGCAGACTGGCAGCTTTACCGCCAAGGCATTGCGGCCTTTCGCGCAGGGAACTACGCCGGCGCTTTGGAAGCTTGGGTCGAGATCGTCGGCCGCAACCGCCACCTCGATGAGGACGGCGCGCGCAAGGCCTGCGTGGCCTTGTTCACGCTGCTCGGCTCCGAGCATGAAATCACGCAGACTTATCATCGCCGCTTCACTTCAGCGCTGTATTGA
- a CDS encoding energy transducer TonB, which translates to MRTWKVLLLVSAVIASACLKPLQKEVSNSPPAGAGSSSSEENIAPEPIGGLALLQSAVNQPEEVRKENRAGTAVVAATISSNGRVVETRIVKSSGSAAMDAEAMLAVARASWRPGRRNGVPVTATVEVTLNFGPGY; encoded by the coding sequence ATGAGAACATGGAAGGTTCTGCTGTTGGTTTCGGCAGTGATCGCCTCTGCCTGTCTGAAGCCGCTGCAAAAGGAAGTCAGCAATTCGCCGCCAGCCGGCGCGGGCAGCAGCTCGTCCGAGGAGAACATTGCGCCCGAACCAATTGGCGGCCTGGCGCTGTTGCAATCAGCGGTAAATCAACCGGAGGAAGTGCGCAAGGAGAATCGCGCGGGAACGGCAGTGGTGGCGGCGACCATCAGCAGTAATGGCCGCGTTGTGGAAACGCGCATCGTCAAAAGCTCAGGGTCCGCGGCGATGGATGCTGAGGCTATGCTGGCGGTGGCGCGCGCCTCCTGGAGGCCCGGCCGCCGCAATGGCGTGCCGGTCACCGCTACTGTCGAAGTCACTCTCAATTTCGGCCCGGGCTATTGA
- a CDS encoding quinone oxidoreductase has product MKAIRIHQLGGADVLQLEEIPVPEPAATEVLIQVAASGVNFIDVYYRTGLYNVTLPFTPGNEAAGVVVAAGEKVTDLQPGQRVAFAMTLGGYAEYVVVPAWRVVALPEALAFEVGAAVMLQGMTAHYLTHTVYPLKAGDTCLVHAAAGGIGLLLVQMAAQRGARVIGTVSTEAKAALARAAGAAEVILYTQQDFEQEVKHLTAGRGVEVVYDAVGRTTWEKSMNCLRPRGYLVFFGQASGAVPPIDPLALSARGSLFMTRATLTHYTATREELLWRANDVLNAVMQGKLTVRIHRILPLAEARRAHELLESRQTTGKLLLQP; this is encoded by the coding sequence ATGAAAGCCATACGCATTCACCAACTGGGCGGCGCGGACGTGCTGCAACTCGAAGAGATTCCCGTCCCCGAACCGGCCGCCACCGAAGTGCTGATTCAAGTTGCCGCCAGTGGCGTCAATTTTATCGATGTGTATTACCGCACCGGCCTTTACAATGTGACGTTGCCCTTCACGCCCGGCAATGAAGCGGCGGGTGTGGTGGTGGCTGCCGGCGAAAAAGTCACAGACCTGCAACCCGGTCAGCGCGTGGCTTTCGCCATGACCCTGGGCGGCTACGCGGAATACGTTGTCGTGCCGGCGTGGCGCGTGGTGGCGTTGCCGGAGGCCCTGGCATTCGAGGTGGGCGCCGCAGTCATGTTGCAGGGTATGACCGCGCATTACTTGACGCACACGGTCTATCCGCTCAAAGCGGGCGACACTTGCCTCGTGCATGCGGCTGCGGGCGGCATTGGCTTGCTGTTGGTGCAAATGGCGGCGCAGCGCGGCGCACGGGTCATTGGCACGGTTTCGACGGAGGCAAAGGCCGCGCTCGCGCGCGCCGCCGGCGCCGCTGAAGTCATTCTCTACACGCAGCAGGATTTTGAGCAGGAAGTGAAGCACTTGACGGCGGGCAGGGGCGTCGAGGTGGTGTATGATGCCGTGGGCAGGACAACCTGGGAAAAAAGCATGAACTGCTTGCGGCCGCGCGGTTATCTCGTTTTCTTCGGACAAGCCAGCGGCGCCGTGCCGCCGATTGATCCGCTAGCGTTGAGCGCCAGAGGCTCGCTGTTCATGACGCGCGCCACGCTCACGCACTACACCGCCACGCGCGAGGAATTGTTGTGGCGGGCGAATGATGTCCTCAATGCCGTCATGCAGGGCAAGTTGACTGTGCGCATTCATCGCATCTTGCCGCTGGCAGAAGCGCGGCGGGCGCATGAGTTGTTGGAAAGCCGCCAAACCACTGGCAAGCTGCTCCTGCAGCCCTGA
- the tpx gene encoding thiol peroxidase, with protein MATERKGAVTLAGKSLTLVGAEIKVGDRAPAFTVMGNDWKTVRFETLGGKPTLISSILSVNTGVCDAEIRRFSQEAGKLGEAAQFFTISTDLPCSQAIWCGNAGVQNVKTYADHLDTSFGLAYGTLVKEVRVLSRAIFVIDRNGIVQHVEYVPEIGQHPDYDKAMAAIKKLI; from the coding sequence ATGGCGACGGAACGCAAGGGCGCAGTGACTCTCGCAGGCAAGTCTCTCACTTTGGTGGGTGCGGAAATCAAAGTCGGTGACCGGGCGCCGGCTTTTACTGTGATGGGCAATGATTGGAAGACGGTTCGTTTTGAAACTCTGGGCGGCAAGCCCACCTTGATATCCTCCATTTTGTCGGTCAACACCGGCGTGTGCGATGCAGAAATTCGGCGGTTCAGCCAGGAGGCAGGCAAGTTGGGCGAGGCCGCACAGTTTTTCACCATTAGCACGGATTTGCCGTGCTCGCAGGCGATCTGGTGCGGCAACGCCGGCGTGCAGAATGTCAAAACCTACGCGGATCATCTCGACACCAGTTTTGGCCTGGCCTACGGCACGCTGGTCAAGGAAGTTCGCGTGCTGTCCCGCGCGATCTTCGTGATTGACCGGAACGGCATCGTGCAGCATGTCGAGTACGTTCCCGAGATCGGGCAGCATCCCGACTATGACAAGGCCATGGCGGCGATCAAGAAGCTGATCTGA
- a CDS encoding PDZ domain-containing protein, protein MTKRILVCAAFFTCCALAPLLAQPVWEYRLRLEDPQAHLLQIELTAPAAAPPQDFSLPAWAPGSYQIANYAKFVQDFAAVDAAGRPLPFTKIDKQTWRVTTASGSGKTTIRYRVFANILGDTESEFNEEHAQVFGPQVFMYAVNQPARPVRLRVEQLRGWRIATGLSAVNDSTFQARDYDEFIDAPLEIGNFLEARFTLAGAQFRLAVHGEEDSARVHAFARQLAKIVAEQMRMMGGPPFQEYVFIWHVDARAQYYGLEHLNSTSIGMPHRLGDLRSADEVSFSYSGLHRQDIDLEFAAHEFFHLWNVKRIRPRELGPFDYAREVHTTGLWIAEGWTDYYGYLTLLRTGLWSRWKWLRLYANLLSEYRLSSGWRFRSADQASLDTWLWAYGNGEQGNLGQTYFSYYSHGNLLALCMDLRIRSASRGERSLDDVMRVMLARFGHPQPGFTRAQFWQCLAEVTALDWRAFRRDYVEGTHELPVGDYLKLAGIKIDTVSNLDAPYLGVSVREQDKQAVVAAVGYRSSAAQAGLEVGDRWLALDDQTVTAENWQSLLARKAIGAKVVLLVSRRGNIRRLEAVLQSQPPVSYELNVVEEEDPAATAVREAWWRPYVAGED, encoded by the coding sequence ATGACGAAACGCATTCTTGTCTGTGCCGCGTTTTTCACCTGCTGCGCACTGGCGCCGCTTCTTGCCCAACCAGTTTGGGAGTACCGGCTGCGGCTGGAAGATCCACAGGCGCATTTGCTGCAGATCGAGCTGACCGCGCCGGCCGCAGCGCCGCCTCAGGATTTCAGCCTGCCGGCTTGGGCGCCGGGATCTTATCAGATCGCGAACTACGCCAAATTTGTGCAGGACTTTGCCGCCGTCGATGCCGCCGGCCGGCCGCTGCCTTTCACCAAAATCGACAAGCAGACCTGGCGCGTCACGACCGCAAGTGGCAGCGGAAAAACCACGATTCGCTATCGTGTCTTTGCCAATATTCTCGGCGACACCGAAAGCGAGTTCAACGAGGAACACGCGCAGGTGTTTGGTCCGCAAGTTTTCATGTATGCCGTCAATCAGCCGGCGCGGCCGGTGCGCCTGCGCGTCGAGCAATTGCGCGGCTGGCGCATCGCCACCGGCTTGAGCGCGGTGAATGACTCCACCTTTCAGGCGCGCGATTATGATGAATTCATCGACGCGCCCCTGGAAATCGGGAATTTTCTGGAAGCGCGTTTCACCTTAGCGGGAGCGCAATTCCGGCTGGCGGTGCACGGCGAAGAGGACAGTGCGCGGGTTCACGCTTTCGCGCGGCAACTGGCGAAGATCGTCGCGGAGCAAATGCGGATGATGGGCGGGCCGCCGTTTCAGGAGTATGTCTTCATCTGGCACGTTGATGCCCGCGCGCAATATTACGGTCTCGAACATCTCAACTCGACCAGCATCGGCATGCCGCATCGCCTGGGCGATTTGCGCAGCGCCGACGAGGTGTCGTTCAGTTACTCCGGTTTGCATCGGCAGGACATCGATCTCGAATTCGCCGCGCATGAGTTCTTTCACTTGTGGAACGTCAAGCGCATCCGCCCGCGTGAGCTGGGACCGTTTGATTACGCGCGCGAAGTCCACACCACCGGTTTGTGGATTGCCGAAGGCTGGACCGATTACTACGGCTATCTCACCCTCTTGCGCACCGGTCTCTGGTCACGCTGGAAATGGTTGCGGCTGTATGCGAATTTGCTGAGCGAATATCGTCTGAGCAGCGGCTGGCGGTTTCGCAGCGCTGATCAAGCCAGCCTCGACACCTGGCTGTGGGCTTATGGCAACGGTGAGCAGGGCAATCTTGGCCAGACTTATTTTTCATATTATTCTCACGGCAATTTGCTGGCCTTGTGCATGGACCTGCGCATTCGCAGCGCAAGCCGTGGCGAACGCAGCCTCGATGACGTCATGCGCGTCATGCTCGCGCGCTTCGGCCATCCCCAGCCGGGATTCACCCGCGCACAGTTCTGGCAATGCCTCGCGGAGGTGACGGCGCTGGATTGGCGCGCTTTCCGGCGCGATTACGTTGAAGGCACGCACGAGCTGCCTGTGGGTGACTATTTGAAGCTGGCGGGAATCAAGATCGACACGGTTTCAAATCTCGACGCGCCCTACCTGGGCGTAAGCGTGCGGGAGCAGGACAAGCAAGCCGTGGTGGCGGCAGTGGGATATCGCTCCAGCGCCGCCCAAGCCGGCCTGGAAGTGGGCGATCGCTGGCTGGCGCTCGATGACCAAACCGTTACGGCCGAAAACTGGCAAAGCCTGCTCGCGCGCAAGGCCATTGGCGCGAAAGTGGTATTGCTGGTTTCCCGGCGTGGCAACATTCGCCGGCTGGAGGCAGTGTTGCAGAGCCAGCCGCCGGTGTCTTATGAACTAAACGTTGTGGAGGAAGAAGACCCGGCTGCGACTGCCGTGCGGGAGGCATGGTGGCGGCCTTATGTTGCAGGGGAAGATTGA
- a CDS encoding SDR family oxidoreductase, with the protein MNALFSPFEHLHLPGLREAVVLVTGGTRGTGRLTASMFAQCGARVAINSRSAVEAQAVAGELAARHGVATLALPADVAEAQAVGEMFARLREWSNGRLEVLVCNAGYPLVEELWHTPLHKMGERESEQWFQRVRAVDLDGARYCSREALKLMVAQQRGVLIFVSSTPALVGYRGTPYTEAKAAVLGLMHDLALEYGKYGIRANAVAPGNIASGWYEKLSPAQRETLAQEAPMGRWGKPEEVAGTILFLASELAGFITGQTIVIDGGKVMR; encoded by the coding sequence ATGAACGCGCTTTTTTCACCATTCGAGCATTTGCACCTGCCGGGCTTGCGCGAGGCCGTGGTGCTGGTTACGGGCGGAACGCGCGGCACCGGCCGCCTCACAGCCAGCATGTTTGCGCAGTGTGGCGCCCGCGTTGCCATCAACAGCCGCTCGGCGGTGGAAGCGCAGGCGGTCGCCGGTGAATTGGCGGCGCGCCATGGCGTCGCGACTCTGGCGCTGCCCGCCGATGTCGCGGAGGCGCAGGCGGTCGGCGAAATGTTCGCGCGTTTGCGGGAATGGAGCAACGGCCGGCTGGAGGTGCTGGTTTGCAATGCCGGTTATCCCCTGGTGGAGGAATTGTGGCACACGCCGTTGCACAAAATGGGCGAGCGTGAGAGCGAACAATGGTTTCAACGCGTGCGCGCGGTGGACCTGGACGGCGCGCGCTATTGCAGCCGGGAGGCCCTCAAGCTGATGGTGGCGCAGCAGCGCGGCGTGTTGATCTTTGTCAGCTCCACGCCGGCGCTGGTGGGCTATCGCGGCACGCCCTACACCGAAGCCAAAGCGGCGGTGCTGGGATTGATGCACGATCTGGCGCTGGAATACGGCAAATACGGCATTCGCGCCAATGCCGTTGCACCCGGCAACATTGCCAGCGGCTGGTATGAAAAACTCAGCCCGGCGCAGCGCGAGACTCTGGCGCAGGAGGCGCCCATGGGCCGCTGGGGCAAGCCGGAAGAAGTGGCCGGCACGATTCTCTTTCTGGCCTCCGAATTGGCGGGCTTCATCACCGGCCAGACCATCGTTATCGATGGCGGCAAAGTGATGCGGTGA